A stretch of Salvelinus alpinus chromosome 4, SLU_Salpinus.1, whole genome shotgun sequence DNA encodes these proteins:
- the cnot10 gene encoding CCR4-NOT transcription complex subunit 10 isoform X4: MADNNTDQEKAIAANALEAFTAGNYEESLKHLGKLQELNKEDYKIALNKAIAEFYKSGQTTTCTLKQTLIAMKNQVHTSMEDIDGLDDVENSLLYYNQAIIHYHMRQYSEAIAIGERLYQFLEPFEEKFALAVCFLLVDLYLLTYQPEKALHLLAVLEKLSVQGNNKNSKGESVNSANKDGRNQKAEFIGMIEAAKSKMHQYKVRAYIQMKSSKACKREIKSVMNTAGNSASSLFLKSNFEYLRGNYRKAVKLLNSSNIAEHPGAIKTGECVRCMFWNNLGCIHFAMGKHNLGIFYFKKALQENDHTCAQLGDGGATGNGQSKQFSGIPMCALLANKRYELLYNCGIQLLHIGRPLAAFDCLMDAVQVYHSNPGLWLRLAECCIAANKGSLEQDNKGLPSKKGIVQAIVGQGYHRKIILASQSTQNTIYSDGQSAAIPVASMEFAAICLRNGLVLLPDHQQQENKAENGSKTPSQSGSTESGSENSDACSGKGQEGDKFLSAAPSSPLRKQEVENLRCSLLACSAYVALVLGDNLMALNHAEKLLHQTKLSGSLKFLGHLYAAEALISLDRISEAIGHLNPENITDVSMGVLSSEQDQGPDKGDLEPVESPGKQTPLLTGCVVCWCSREADSSVDRGCCVLVQQGSRLLC, from the exons ATGGCAGATAACAACACAG ACCAAGAAAAAGCAATAGCTGCAAATGCGTTGGAGGCGTTTACG GCCGGAAACTATGAGGAATCTTTGAAACACCTTGGGAAGCTGCAAGAGTTGAACAAGGAGGACTACAAGATTGCTTTGAATAAAGCAATAGCTGAATTCTACAAGAGCGGCCAAACCACCACATGCACCCTGAAGCAGACTCTTATTGCAATGAAAAACCAG GTTCACACTTCAATGGAGGATATTGATGGTTTGGATGATGTAGAAAACAGTCTGCTCTACTACAATCAAGCTATCATCCACTACCACATGAGACAGTACTCCGAAGCTATTGCTATTGGAGAGAGGCTGTACCAGTTTCTGGAGCCGTTTG AAGAGAAGTTTGCTCTGGCGGTCTGCTTCTTGCTGGTGGATCTGTACCTGCTAACGTACCAGCCAGAGAAGGCCCTCCATCTCCTTGCTGTGCTGGAGAAACTGTCTGTACAGGGAAACAACAAGAACAGCAAAGGGGAG AGTGTCAACAGCGCCAACAAAGATGGTCGGAACCAGAAGGCAGAGTTCATTGGCATGATCGAAGCTGCAAAATCCAAAATGCACCAG TACAAAGTGCGAGCGTACATTCAGATGAAGTCATCAAAGGCATGCAAGAGGGAGATCAAGTCTGTGATGAACACAGCAGGGAAT TCTGCTTCCTCACTCTTCCTCAAGAGTAACTTTGAGTACCTGAGAGGAAACTACCGCAAAGCAGTGAAGCTCTTAAACAGCTCCAACATCGCAGAGCACCCGGGGGCCATCAAAACAG GTGAATGTGTGCGCTGTATGTTCTGGAACAATCTGGGTTGCATACACTTTGCCATGGGGAAACACAACCTAGGCATATTCTACTTCAAAAAGGCTCTGCAGGAGAACGACCACACGTGTGCACAGCTGGGGGACGGCGGGGCGACGGGTAACGGGCAAT CTAAGCAGTTCTCGGGCATCCCCATGTGTGCGCTTCTAGCCAACAAGCGTTATGAGCTGCTGTATAACTGTGGGATCCAGCTGCTGCACATCGGCCGGCCCCTGGCCGCCTTCGACTGTCTGATGGATGCTGTGCAGGTGTACCACTCTAACCCTGGCCTCTGGTTACGGTTGGCTGAGTGCTGCATTGCTGCCAACAAGGGT AGCTTAGAACAAGACAACAAGGGTCTTCCGAGTAAAAAAGGTATCGTTCAGGCCATCGTTGGGCAGGGCTACCATCGCAAGATCATCCTGGCGTCACAGTCCACCCAGAACACAATCTACAG TGATGGGCAGTCTGCAGCCATTCCGGTGGCCAGTATGGAGTTTGCAGCGATCTGTCTGAGGAACGGCCTGGTCCTCCTCCCTGATCACCAGCAGCAGGAGAACAAGGCAGAGAACGGCTCCAAGACACCCAGCCAGTCAGGCAGCACAGAGAGCGGCTCAGAGAACAGCGACGCCTGCAG TGGGAAGGGTCAAGAAGGAGACAAGTTCCTTTCTGCAGCACCGTCTTCACCTCTGAGGAAACAGGAGGTTGAAAACCTCAG GTGTTCCCTTCTGGCCTGCAGTGCCTACGTGGCCCTGGTGTTAGGAGACAACCTGATGGCCCTGAACCATGCAGAGAAGCTCCTTCACCAGACCAAGCTGTCTGGATCACTCAA gtTCCTGGGCCACCTGTATGCTGCAGAGGCCCTCATATCCCTGGACCGCATCTCAGAGGCCATCGGTCACCTCAACCCAGAGAACATCACTGATGTCTCCATGGGGGTGTTGTCCAGCGAGCAGGACCAAG GGCCAGATAAAGGGGATCTGGAGCCTGTCGAGTCAC CAGGGAAGCAGACTCCTCTGTTGacagggtgtgttgtgtgttggtgCAGCAGGGAAGCAGACTCCTCTGTTGacagggggtgttgtgtgttggTGCAGCAGGGAAGCAGACTCCTCTGTTGa
- the cnot10 gene encoding CCR4-NOT transcription complex subunit 10 isoform X1, which yields MADNNTDQEKAIAANALEAFTAGNYEESLKHLGKLQELNKEDYKIALNKAIAEFYKSGQTTTCTLKQTLIAMKNQVHTSMEDIDGLDDVENSLLYYNQAIIHYHMRQYSEAIAIGERLYQFLEPFEEKFALAVCFLLVDLYLLTYQPEKALHLLAVLEKLSVQGNNKNSKGESVNSANKDGRNQKAEFIGMIEAAKSKMHQYKVRAYIQMKSSKACKREIKSVMNTAGNSASSLFLKSNFEYLRGNYRKAVKLLNSSNIAEHPGAIKTGECVRCMFWNNLGCIHFAMGKHNLGIFYFKKALQENDHTCAQLGDGGATGNGQSKQFSGIPMCALLANKRYELLYNCGIQLLHIGRPLAAFDCLMDAVQVYHSNPGLWLRLAECCIAANKGSLEQDNKGLPSKKGIVQAIVGQGYHRKIILASQSTQNTIYSDGQSAAIPVASMEFAAICLRNGLVLLPDHQQQENKAENGSKTPSQSGSTESGSENSDACSGKGQEGDKFLSAAPSSPLRKQEVENLRCSLLACSAYVALVLGDNLMALNHAEKLLHQTKLSGSLKFLGHLYAAEALISLDRISEAIGHLNPENITDVSMGVLSSEQDQGPDKGDLEPVESPGKQTPLCYPSTVSSARAIMLFNLGSAYCLRSEYEKARKCLHQAASMVNTKEIPPEAILLAVYLELQNGNTQLALQIIKRNQLLPSVIQTPSPDTRKKPVPTSFQPVQPPIQMPSPFTTVQRK from the exons ATGGCAGATAACAACACAG ACCAAGAAAAAGCAATAGCTGCAAATGCGTTGGAGGCGTTTACG GCCGGAAACTATGAGGAATCTTTGAAACACCTTGGGAAGCTGCAAGAGTTGAACAAGGAGGACTACAAGATTGCTTTGAATAAAGCAATAGCTGAATTCTACAAGAGCGGCCAAACCACCACATGCACCCTGAAGCAGACTCTTATTGCAATGAAAAACCAG GTTCACACTTCAATGGAGGATATTGATGGTTTGGATGATGTAGAAAACAGTCTGCTCTACTACAATCAAGCTATCATCCACTACCACATGAGACAGTACTCCGAAGCTATTGCTATTGGAGAGAGGCTGTACCAGTTTCTGGAGCCGTTTG AAGAGAAGTTTGCTCTGGCGGTCTGCTTCTTGCTGGTGGATCTGTACCTGCTAACGTACCAGCCAGAGAAGGCCCTCCATCTCCTTGCTGTGCTGGAGAAACTGTCTGTACAGGGAAACAACAAGAACAGCAAAGGGGAG AGTGTCAACAGCGCCAACAAAGATGGTCGGAACCAGAAGGCAGAGTTCATTGGCATGATCGAAGCTGCAAAATCCAAAATGCACCAG TACAAAGTGCGAGCGTACATTCAGATGAAGTCATCAAAGGCATGCAAGAGGGAGATCAAGTCTGTGATGAACACAGCAGGGAAT TCTGCTTCCTCACTCTTCCTCAAGAGTAACTTTGAGTACCTGAGAGGAAACTACCGCAAAGCAGTGAAGCTCTTAAACAGCTCCAACATCGCAGAGCACCCGGGGGCCATCAAAACAG GTGAATGTGTGCGCTGTATGTTCTGGAACAATCTGGGTTGCATACACTTTGCCATGGGGAAACACAACCTAGGCATATTCTACTTCAAAAAGGCTCTGCAGGAGAACGACCACACGTGTGCACAGCTGGGGGACGGCGGGGCGACGGGTAACGGGCAAT CTAAGCAGTTCTCGGGCATCCCCATGTGTGCGCTTCTAGCCAACAAGCGTTATGAGCTGCTGTATAACTGTGGGATCCAGCTGCTGCACATCGGCCGGCCCCTGGCCGCCTTCGACTGTCTGATGGATGCTGTGCAGGTGTACCACTCTAACCCTGGCCTCTGGTTACGGTTGGCTGAGTGCTGCATTGCTGCCAACAAGGGT AGCTTAGAACAAGACAACAAGGGTCTTCCGAGTAAAAAAGGTATCGTTCAGGCCATCGTTGGGCAGGGCTACCATCGCAAGATCATCCTGGCGTCACAGTCCACCCAGAACACAATCTACAG TGATGGGCAGTCTGCAGCCATTCCGGTGGCCAGTATGGAGTTTGCAGCGATCTGTCTGAGGAACGGCCTGGTCCTCCTCCCTGATCACCAGCAGCAGGAGAACAAGGCAGAGAACGGCTCCAAGACACCCAGCCAGTCAGGCAGCACAGAGAGCGGCTCAGAGAACAGCGACGCCTGCAG TGGGAAGGGTCAAGAAGGAGACAAGTTCCTTTCTGCAGCACCGTCTTCACCTCTGAGGAAACAGGAGGTTGAAAACCTCAG GTGTTCCCTTCTGGCCTGCAGTGCCTACGTGGCCCTGGTGTTAGGAGACAACCTGATGGCCCTGAACCATGCAGAGAAGCTCCTTCACCAGACCAAGCTGTCTGGATCACTCAA gtTCCTGGGCCACCTGTATGCTGCAGAGGCCCTCATATCCCTGGACCGCATCTCAGAGGCCATCGGTCACCTCAACCCAGAGAACATCACTGATGTCTCCATGGGGGTGTTGTCCAGCGAGCAGGACCAAG GGCCAGATAAAGGGGATCTGGAGCCTGTCGAGTCAC CAGGGAAGCAGACTCCTCTGTGTTACCCCAGCACAGTGAGCTCAGCCCGGGCCATAATGCTGTTCAACCTGGGCAGTGCCTATTGTCTGAGGAGTGAGTACGAGAAGGCCCGCAAGTGCCTGCATCAG GCCGCCTCCATGGTGAACACGAAGGAGATTCCTCCTGAAGCCATCTTACTGGCTGTCTACCTGGAGCTGCAGAACG ggaaCACACAGCTCGCCTTGCAGATCATCAAACGTAACCAGCTCCTCCCCTCAGTGATCCAGACGCCCTCTCCAGACACACGAAAGAAGCCCGTTCCCACCTCCTTCCAGCCTGTCCAACCACCCATCCAGATGCCCTCACCCTTCACAACAGTCCAGCGCAAATGA
- the cnot10 gene encoding CCR4-NOT transcription complex subunit 10 isoform X3 has product MADNNTDQEKAIAANALEAFTAGNYEESLKHLGKLQELNKEDYKIALNKAIAEFYKSGQTTTCTLKQTLIAMKNQVHTSMEDIDGLDDVENSLLYYNQAIIHYHMRQYSEAIAIGERLYQFLEPFEEKFALAVCFLLVDLYLLTYQPEKALHLLAVLEKLSVQGNNKNSKGESVNSANKDGRNQKAEFIGMIEAAKSKMHQYKVRAYIQMKSSKACKREIKSVMNTAGNSASSLFLKSNFEYLRGNYRKAVKLLNSSNIAEHPGAIKTGECVRCMFWNNLGCIHFAMGKHNLGIFYFKKALQENDHTCAQLGDGGATGNGQSKQFSGIPMCALLANKRYELLYNCGIQLLHIGRPLAAFDCLMDAVQVYHSNPGLWLRLAECCIAANKGSLEQDNKGLPSKKGIVQAIVGQGYHRKIILASQSTQNTIYSDGQSAAIPVASMEFAAICLRNGLVLLPDHQQQENKAENGSKTPSQSGSTESGSENSDACSGKGQEGDKFLSAAPSSPLRKQEVENLRCSLLACSAYVALVLGDNLMALNHAEKLLHQTKLSGSLKFLGHLYAAEALISLDRISEAIGHLNPENITDVSMGVLSSEQDQGPDKGDLEPVESRKQTPLCYPSTVSSARAIMLFNLGSAYCLRSEYEKARKCLHQAASMVNTKEIPPEAILLAVYLELQNGNTQLALQIIKRNQLLPSVIQTPSPDTRKKPVPTSFQPVQPPIQMPSPFTTVQRK; this is encoded by the exons ATGGCAGATAACAACACAG ACCAAGAAAAAGCAATAGCTGCAAATGCGTTGGAGGCGTTTACG GCCGGAAACTATGAGGAATCTTTGAAACACCTTGGGAAGCTGCAAGAGTTGAACAAGGAGGACTACAAGATTGCTTTGAATAAAGCAATAGCTGAATTCTACAAGAGCGGCCAAACCACCACATGCACCCTGAAGCAGACTCTTATTGCAATGAAAAACCAG GTTCACACTTCAATGGAGGATATTGATGGTTTGGATGATGTAGAAAACAGTCTGCTCTACTACAATCAAGCTATCATCCACTACCACATGAGACAGTACTCCGAAGCTATTGCTATTGGAGAGAGGCTGTACCAGTTTCTGGAGCCGTTTG AAGAGAAGTTTGCTCTGGCGGTCTGCTTCTTGCTGGTGGATCTGTACCTGCTAACGTACCAGCCAGAGAAGGCCCTCCATCTCCTTGCTGTGCTGGAGAAACTGTCTGTACAGGGAAACAACAAGAACAGCAAAGGGGAG AGTGTCAACAGCGCCAACAAAGATGGTCGGAACCAGAAGGCAGAGTTCATTGGCATGATCGAAGCTGCAAAATCCAAAATGCACCAG TACAAAGTGCGAGCGTACATTCAGATGAAGTCATCAAAGGCATGCAAGAGGGAGATCAAGTCTGTGATGAACACAGCAGGGAAT TCTGCTTCCTCACTCTTCCTCAAGAGTAACTTTGAGTACCTGAGAGGAAACTACCGCAAAGCAGTGAAGCTCTTAAACAGCTCCAACATCGCAGAGCACCCGGGGGCCATCAAAACAG GTGAATGTGTGCGCTGTATGTTCTGGAACAATCTGGGTTGCATACACTTTGCCATGGGGAAACACAACCTAGGCATATTCTACTTCAAAAAGGCTCTGCAGGAGAACGACCACACGTGTGCACAGCTGGGGGACGGCGGGGCGACGGGTAACGGGCAAT CTAAGCAGTTCTCGGGCATCCCCATGTGTGCGCTTCTAGCCAACAAGCGTTATGAGCTGCTGTATAACTGTGGGATCCAGCTGCTGCACATCGGCCGGCCCCTGGCCGCCTTCGACTGTCTGATGGATGCTGTGCAGGTGTACCACTCTAACCCTGGCCTCTGGTTACGGTTGGCTGAGTGCTGCATTGCTGCCAACAAGGGT AGCTTAGAACAAGACAACAAGGGTCTTCCGAGTAAAAAAGGTATCGTTCAGGCCATCGTTGGGCAGGGCTACCATCGCAAGATCATCCTGGCGTCACAGTCCACCCAGAACACAATCTACAG TGATGGGCAGTCTGCAGCCATTCCGGTGGCCAGTATGGAGTTTGCAGCGATCTGTCTGAGGAACGGCCTGGTCCTCCTCCCTGATCACCAGCAGCAGGAGAACAAGGCAGAGAACGGCTCCAAGACACCCAGCCAGTCAGGCAGCACAGAGAGCGGCTCAGAGAACAGCGACGCCTGCAG TGGGAAGGGTCAAGAAGGAGACAAGTTCCTTTCTGCAGCACCGTCTTCACCTCTGAGGAAACAGGAGGTTGAAAACCTCAG GTGTTCCCTTCTGGCCTGCAGTGCCTACGTGGCCCTGGTGTTAGGAGACAACCTGATGGCCCTGAACCATGCAGAGAAGCTCCTTCACCAGACCAAGCTGTCTGGATCACTCAA gtTCCTGGGCCACCTGTATGCTGCAGAGGCCCTCATATCCCTGGACCGCATCTCAGAGGCCATCGGTCACCTCAACCCAGAGAACATCACTGATGTCTCCATGGGGGTGTTGTCCAGCGAGCAGGACCAAG GGCCAGATAAAGGGGATCTGGAGCCTGTCGAGTCAC GGAAGCAGACTCCTCTGTGTTACCCCAGCACAGTGAGCTCAGCCCGGGCCATAATGCTGTTCAACCTGGGCAGTGCCTATTGTCTGAGGAGTGAGTACGAGAAGGCCCGCAAGTGCCTGCATCAG GCCGCCTCCATGGTGAACACGAAGGAGATTCCTCCTGAAGCCATCTTACTGGCTGTCTACCTGGAGCTGCAGAACG ggaaCACACAGCTCGCCTTGCAGATCATCAAACGTAACCAGCTCCTCCCCTCAGTGATCCAGACGCCCTCTCCAGACACACGAAAGAAGCCCGTTCCCACCTCCTTCCAGCCTGTCCAACCACCCATCCAGATGCCCTCACCCTTCACAACAGTCCAGCGCAAATGA
- the cnot10 gene encoding CCR4-NOT transcription complex subunit 10 isoform X2, with protein sequence MADNNTDQEKAIAANALEAFTAGNYEESLKHLGKLQELNKEDYKIALNKAIAEFYKSGQTTTCTLKQTLIAMKNQVHTSMEDIDGLDDVENSLLYYNQAIIHYHMRQYSEAIAIGERLYQFLEPFEKFALAVCFLLVDLYLLTYQPEKALHLLAVLEKLSVQGNNKNSKGESVNSANKDGRNQKAEFIGMIEAAKSKMHQYKVRAYIQMKSSKACKREIKSVMNTAGNSASSLFLKSNFEYLRGNYRKAVKLLNSSNIAEHPGAIKTGECVRCMFWNNLGCIHFAMGKHNLGIFYFKKALQENDHTCAQLGDGGATGNGQSKQFSGIPMCALLANKRYELLYNCGIQLLHIGRPLAAFDCLMDAVQVYHSNPGLWLRLAECCIAANKGSLEQDNKGLPSKKGIVQAIVGQGYHRKIILASQSTQNTIYSDGQSAAIPVASMEFAAICLRNGLVLLPDHQQQENKAENGSKTPSQSGSTESGSENSDACSGKGQEGDKFLSAAPSSPLRKQEVENLRCSLLACSAYVALVLGDNLMALNHAEKLLHQTKLSGSLKFLGHLYAAEALISLDRISEAIGHLNPENITDVSMGVLSSEQDQGPDKGDLEPVESPGKQTPLCYPSTVSSARAIMLFNLGSAYCLRSEYEKARKCLHQAASMVNTKEIPPEAILLAVYLELQNGNTQLALQIIKRNQLLPSVIQTPSPDTRKKPVPTSFQPVQPPIQMPSPFTTVQRK encoded by the exons ATGGCAGATAACAACACAG ACCAAGAAAAAGCAATAGCTGCAAATGCGTTGGAGGCGTTTACG GCCGGAAACTATGAGGAATCTTTGAAACACCTTGGGAAGCTGCAAGAGTTGAACAAGGAGGACTACAAGATTGCTTTGAATAAAGCAATAGCTGAATTCTACAAGAGCGGCCAAACCACCACATGCACCCTGAAGCAGACTCTTATTGCAATGAAAAACCAG GTTCACACTTCAATGGAGGATATTGATGGTTTGGATGATGTAGAAAACAGTCTGCTCTACTACAATCAAGCTATCATCCACTACCACATGAGACAGTACTCCGAAGCTATTGCTATTGGAGAGAGGCTGTACCAGTTTCTGGAGCCGTTTG AGAAGTTTGCTCTGGCGGTCTGCTTCTTGCTGGTGGATCTGTACCTGCTAACGTACCAGCCAGAGAAGGCCCTCCATCTCCTTGCTGTGCTGGAGAAACTGTCTGTACAGGGAAACAACAAGAACAGCAAAGGGGAG AGTGTCAACAGCGCCAACAAAGATGGTCGGAACCAGAAGGCAGAGTTCATTGGCATGATCGAAGCTGCAAAATCCAAAATGCACCAG TACAAAGTGCGAGCGTACATTCAGATGAAGTCATCAAAGGCATGCAAGAGGGAGATCAAGTCTGTGATGAACACAGCAGGGAAT TCTGCTTCCTCACTCTTCCTCAAGAGTAACTTTGAGTACCTGAGAGGAAACTACCGCAAAGCAGTGAAGCTCTTAAACAGCTCCAACATCGCAGAGCACCCGGGGGCCATCAAAACAG GTGAATGTGTGCGCTGTATGTTCTGGAACAATCTGGGTTGCATACACTTTGCCATGGGGAAACACAACCTAGGCATATTCTACTTCAAAAAGGCTCTGCAGGAGAACGACCACACGTGTGCACAGCTGGGGGACGGCGGGGCGACGGGTAACGGGCAAT CTAAGCAGTTCTCGGGCATCCCCATGTGTGCGCTTCTAGCCAACAAGCGTTATGAGCTGCTGTATAACTGTGGGATCCAGCTGCTGCACATCGGCCGGCCCCTGGCCGCCTTCGACTGTCTGATGGATGCTGTGCAGGTGTACCACTCTAACCCTGGCCTCTGGTTACGGTTGGCTGAGTGCTGCATTGCTGCCAACAAGGGT AGCTTAGAACAAGACAACAAGGGTCTTCCGAGTAAAAAAGGTATCGTTCAGGCCATCGTTGGGCAGGGCTACCATCGCAAGATCATCCTGGCGTCACAGTCCACCCAGAACACAATCTACAG TGATGGGCAGTCTGCAGCCATTCCGGTGGCCAGTATGGAGTTTGCAGCGATCTGTCTGAGGAACGGCCTGGTCCTCCTCCCTGATCACCAGCAGCAGGAGAACAAGGCAGAGAACGGCTCCAAGACACCCAGCCAGTCAGGCAGCACAGAGAGCGGCTCAGAGAACAGCGACGCCTGCAG TGGGAAGGGTCAAGAAGGAGACAAGTTCCTTTCTGCAGCACCGTCTTCACCTCTGAGGAAACAGGAGGTTGAAAACCTCAG GTGTTCCCTTCTGGCCTGCAGTGCCTACGTGGCCCTGGTGTTAGGAGACAACCTGATGGCCCTGAACCATGCAGAGAAGCTCCTTCACCAGACCAAGCTGTCTGGATCACTCAA gtTCCTGGGCCACCTGTATGCTGCAGAGGCCCTCATATCCCTGGACCGCATCTCAGAGGCCATCGGTCACCTCAACCCAGAGAACATCACTGATGTCTCCATGGGGGTGTTGTCCAGCGAGCAGGACCAAG GGCCAGATAAAGGGGATCTGGAGCCTGTCGAGTCAC CAGGGAAGCAGACTCCTCTGTGTTACCCCAGCACAGTGAGCTCAGCCCGGGCCATAATGCTGTTCAACCTGGGCAGTGCCTATTGTCTGAGGAGTGAGTACGAGAAGGCCCGCAAGTGCCTGCATCAG GCCGCCTCCATGGTGAACACGAAGGAGATTCCTCCTGAAGCCATCTTACTGGCTGTCTACCTGGAGCTGCAGAACG ggaaCACACAGCTCGCCTTGCAGATCATCAAACGTAACCAGCTCCTCCCCTCAGTGATCCAGACGCCCTCTCCAGACACACGAAAGAAGCCCGTTCCCACCTCCTTCCAGCCTGTCCAACCACCCATCCAGATGCCCTCACCCTTCACAACAGTCCAGCGCAAATGA